A single window of Malus sylvestris chromosome 5, drMalSylv7.2, whole genome shotgun sequence DNA harbors:
- the LOC126620770 gene encoding uncharacterized protein LOC126620770 translates to MRLRTWNIGTLTGKSMEVVEVMVRRKINIMCLQETKWVGLKAKDLENSGFKLWYSGTNRTRNGVGIIVDKTLTQDVVDVKRVGDRTMAIKIVIGQELINVISAYAPQVGLDTSSKEKFWEDLGDLVQGIAQTEKLFIGGDLNGHVGRETGNYGGFHGGHGFGERNEDGEAILDFAMAYDLFLANTFFKKREEHVITYKSGSSKTQIDFLLMRKGDRITCKDCKVIPGESLANQHHLLVMDVHIKRVRKKNKTWKCPRTRWWNLKGEKQAIFKEKVITQCGWDREGEASQGWDSMASCIRKVAKEVLGEFKGFAPHQKESWWWNEKVQTKVKAKKECCKALYKDKTDENGERYRKAKQEAKKAVREAKLAAYDDMYKRLDTKE, encoded by the coding sequence ATGCGTTTacgaacgtggaatataggaaccttaacgggaaaatctatggaagtagtggaagttatggtgaggagaaagataaatattatgtgcctacaagaaactaagtgggttggtcttaaggcaaaggatctagaaaactcagggtttaaactttggtattcgggcacaaatagaacgagaaacggtgttggcatcatcgtggacaagactttgacacaagatgttgtagatgtcaagagggtaggagatagaaccatggcaatcaagattgtaataggacaagaactcatcaatgtgattagtgcgtacgcacctcaagtagggttggatacgagttcgaaggagaaattttgggaagaccttggagacttggtgcaaggaattgcccagacggagaagttatttataggaggagatttaaatggacacgtgggcagggagacaggcaactatggaggttttcatggtggccatggttttggggagagaaacgaggatggggaagctatcttggattttgcaatggcatatgatctcttcttagccaacactttctttaagaagagagaagaacatgtgatcacctacaagagtgggtcgtcaaaaacacaaatagattttcttctaatgaggaaaggggatcgtataacttgtaaggattgcaaagttataccgggagagagcttggctaatcaacatcacttgttggtgatggatgtacatatcaaaagagtgagaaaaaagaacaagacttggaagtgcccaaggactagatggtggaatctaaaaggagaaaaacaagccattttcaaagagaaagtaatcacccagtgtgggtgggatagagagggggaagctagccaaggGTGGGATTctatggctagttgtatccgaaaagtagcaaaagaggtattaggagagttcaagggctttgctccacaccaaaaggaatcttggtggtggaatgagaaggtacaaacaaaggtgaaggctaagaaggaatgttgtaaagccttatacaaggacaagaccgatgaaaatggtgaaaggtatagaaaagcgaagcaagaggcgaagaaagctgtgagagaagctaagttagcggcttatgacgatatgtataagcgactagataccaaagaatga